Part of the Rhodococcus sp. OK302 genome is shown below.
CAGCCCGACGGCTCGGCAGCATTCATGGTCGGCGTGCGCGGCGGCATCGTCGTCGACTCGAAGGGCGAGCGTTACCTCAACGAGTCGCTGCCCTACGACCAGTTCGGTCGGGCAATGGCGAAGCAGAACGACATCGCCTCAGCCATCCCGTCGTTCATGATCTTCGATTCTCGCGAAGGTGGCGGCCTGCCTGCCATCAGCATCCCGAACACTGCGCCCGCCAAGCACCTCGAGGCCGGCACCTGGGTAGCTGCCGACACTCTCGAAGAGCTCGCTGCAAAGACCGGACTGCCGGCCGACGCCTTGCGTAGTTCCGTCGAAAAGTTCAACGACGCAGCTAAATTGGGTGTCGACGATCAGTTCCACCGCGGCGAAGATCCTTACGACGCATTCTTCTGCCCGCCCAACGGCGGCGCAAACGCTGCCTTGACCGCAATCGAGAACGGCCCGTTCTACGCGGCACGCATCGTCCTCAGTGACCTCGGCACCAAGGGCGGTCTTGTCACCGACGTCGACGGACGCGTCCTGCGCGCCGACGGCACCGTGATCGACGGCCTGTACGCCGCCGGTAACACGAGCGCGTCCCTGAGCGGCAACTTCTACCCCGGCCCCGGTGTTCCACTGGGCACGGCCATGGTCTTCTCGTACCGAGCAGCCCAGGACATGGCGAAGTAAAACCTCACAGCTAAGGGGCGGTTGGTCACAGTGACCAACCGCCCCTTGCTGTTTCACGGCGTGACGATATTGAAATTCGGATCGAAGGTATCCGTAATCTTTGCCAGCGTGTCCAGCACCGACTGATCGCCTTGTGCCTGGACCTTGCCGCTGTCAAGAATCGCCGATGCTTTGCCAGGTTGCAGCAAAATTCCCGCCAACAACCGTTTCGGACCTACCAGTGTGAGTTGCGCATCCGGGACATGGCCGGCGCGAGCATTCAGGACTGCTCGACGCACCCACATGTTCCATTCCTGGCTGGTATCGACAAAGGTAAAGTTGATCGAAATATCTACGCCGTCAGCCTTTTCGCCGATCAGGTGAACTCCGGCATAGTCGAAGAGGAGATCGACCGGCATCGCGAGGATCGTGTCGGTACTGTCGGTGTTGACTTGACCAGCACCGGTGACACCGCTGCGCAATTCCATTGCAGCAGTGAGGAAGATTGCCCGATACTGCGGCACTTCCTGTTGGTAGCCAAGTTGCTCGTAGGCATCGGCTTGAAGATTCTTCGCCTCCACATCATCAGGATCGGCAAAGACTAGGTGATGCAGGAGTTGCACCGCCCACCGGTAGTCCCCTGCCTCGAAAGCGTTGCGGCCCTCGGCAAGTATCTTCTCCCGCCCGATCAACTCGACGTGCCGCTTCGCGTGCTCTTCCGGCAGGAGCGGCAGAATCGTCGCAGGGTCACCGTCCCAGAACCCGAGTTCTTTGTGGAACACCGCACGAACATTGTGGTGCAATCCGCCGTGGTAGTAGCGGTTGTACCACTTCTGGCCGATCTCCTCCGGAAGTCGGACAACCTCAGCCGCTTCCAGTGGCGTGTACCCCTGATTCGCAAATCGTAGCGCCTGATCGTGAATGAACTTGTACATATCGCGTTGCGATTCAAGGAATTCCACGACAGTTTCATTTCCCCAAACCGGCCAGGTGTGTGGCCCGTGATGCACCTCCACCTCGTCTCCCCATCTCACCAAAGTCTCGTCCAGATACCGGGCAAAATTACGGGCATCACGCGTGCGCGCACCACGGATAGTTTGAATGTTGTGCATCGAGTGGTTCGCGTTTTCCGCGCAGGTGAGCGCTTTGATGGCGGGGATCCAGATGTGCATCTCTTCCGGCGCCTCGGTATCGGGTGCGTAGAGGAACTCGAAGTCCCAGCCCCCAAGGTTGCGTACCTCTCCGGTCTTGGTGATGCCGTCGGTCGGCGGGATATAGGTC
Proteins encoded:
- a CDS encoding alkyl/aryl-sulfatase, producing MGAETNPATPFTAEINRAAVADYPMSDRQDFGDIDRGFIAGWENDQVFNDKGDLIHDGQPFTYISDDKDAPESVNPSLWRQSQLVRRCGLYKVVDGLYQVRFAVNLTIVDAPDGLVIIDTTTSADLAKAGLELFRRELGNNKPIAAIIYTHTHFDHYAGVKGLVDEADVVAGRIPIVAPGTIESFNKHAIGENVITGNAMSRRMGYTFGLLLPHCDCGLVTIGLGSGADNMNIHMTYIPPTDGITKTGEVRNLGGWDFEFLYAPDTEAPEEMHIWIPAIKALTCAENANHSMHNIQTIRGARTRDARNFARYLDETLVRWGDEVEVHHGPHTWPVWGNETVVEFLESQRDMYKFIHDQALRFANQGYTPLEAAEVVRLPEEIGQKWYNRYYHGGLHHNVRAVFHKELGFWDGDPATILPLLPEEHAKRHVELIGREKILAEGRNAFEAGDYRWAVQLLHHLVFADPDDVEAKNLQADAYEQLGYQQEVPQYRAIFLTAAMELRSGVTGAGQVNTDSTDTILAMPVDLLFDYAGVHLIGEKADGVDISINFTFVDTSQEWNMWVRRAVLNARAGHVPDAQLTLVGPKRLLAGILLQPGKASAILDSGKVQAQGDQSVLDTLAKITDTFDPNFNIVTP